A section of the Babylonia areolata isolate BAREFJ2019XMU chromosome 1, ASM4173473v1, whole genome shotgun sequence genome encodes:
- the LOC143285061 gene encoding biogenesis of lysosome-related organelles complex 1 subunit 2-like has product MAEEEKPISEATAVEASEEVTEPPPMDVVDLCHETFCKTAEYLRGELEGTIEDYKLLEKMNKVTICKYSEMKHIALSIGSALQDLNEKYKSLQPYLDQIDAVEESVSALEQAAYNLDHYSKRLEAKFKALEKR; this is encoded by the exons ATGGCAGAGGAGGAGAAGCCGATATCGGAGGCGACTG CTGTGGAGGCGTCTGAAGAAGTCACAGAACCCCCTCCAATGGATGTGGTAGACCTGTGTCATGAAACCTTTTGTAAAACAGCAGAGTATTTACGGGGAGAACTGGAAG GAACAATTGAGGACTACAAACTGTTGGAGAAAATGAATAAAGTGACCATCTGCAAATACTCAGAGATGAAACACATTGCTTTAAGCATTGGGAGTGCTCTTCAAGATTTGAATGAAAAAT ACAAAAGTTTACAGCCGTATCTGGATCAAATTGATGCTGTGGAGGAAAGTGTCTCAGCCCTTGAACAAGCTGCTTACAATCTGGATCACTACTCAAAAAGACTAG AAGCCAAGTTCAAAGCACTGGAGAAAAGATGA
- the LOC143285051 gene encoding zinc finger protein ubi-d4 A-like, translated as MAAVQLDTKAFLRSIGSEQFYKDAIEQAGNFNMRMSIERKQRLPFIDSHTGVAQNHSDLFHPYRYRNTGNSFGQLYSFPMKRWKKKKKSFFAYDISFAKGGDIETGEADMHQINAVENPAHREDFYDEKLEGQDQWYDDLEGIGEPPDAGEMVDDQSDISDYEDQLKGRKRRKKESVKSSRGRKKIEKDPNAEDKEKPYVCEVCGARYKTRPGLAYHYTHFHNGLMDEEACAPSPKPPARAGRSTKEREQGNGKPAPSTSTTTSAVVSTAVEPKISANSYCDFCLGDSYENKKTHQAEELVSCSDCGRSGHPSCLQFTDNMIISVKKYPWQCIECKSCGLCGTSDNDDQLLFCDDCDRGYHMYCLKPPLTEPPEGNWSCHLCIEEFHGGKKPEGMQ; from the exons ATGGCGGCAGTTCAGTTGGACACCAAAGCCTTTTTGCGAAG catTGGAAGTGAGCAGTTCTATAAAGATGCCATCGAGCAAGCTGGTAACTTCAACATGCGCATGTCCATTGAAAGGAAGCAAAGACTACCATTCATAGATTCACACACTGGTGTCGCACAGAACCATTCTGACCTCTTTCATCCATATCGTTACCGCAATACAG GAAATAGTTTTGGGCAGCTGTACTCATTTCCAATgaagagatggaagaaaaagaagaaatctttCTTTGCATATGACATCAGTTTTGCAAAGGGTGGAGACATTGAAACTGGTGAAGCAG ATATGCATCAGATCAATGCTGTGGAGAATCCAGCTCACAGGGAAGACTTCTATGATGAGAAACTGGAAGGCCAGGACCAGTGGTACGATGACCTGGAGGGAATAGGAGAGCCACCAGATGCTGGTGAAATGGTGGATGACCAGTCAGACATCAGTGACTATGAGGATCAACTCAAGGGACgcaagagaaggaaaaaagaatctGTGAAG AGCAGCCGTGGTCGCAAAAAGATTGAAAAGGATCCTAatgctgaagacaaggaaaagccATACGTATGTGAAG TTTGTGGCGCTCGCTACAAGACACGCCCAGGCCTAGCTTACCACTACACTCATTTTCACAATGGTCTGATGGATGAGGAGGCTTGCGCACCTTCTCCCAAGCCACCAGCTCGCGCCGGTCGTAGTACGAAAGAGCGGGAACAGGGAAATG GCAAGCCAGCCCCATCCACCTCTACAACCACATCTGCCGTTGTCTCTACAGCAGTGGAACCCAAGATCTCTGCTAACAGCTATTGTGACTTTTGTCTTGGGGATTCTTATGAGAATAAGAAAACCCACCAAGCGGAAGAGTTGGTCTCCTGCAGTGATTGTGGACGTTCTG gacatcCTTCCTGTCTGCAGTTTACTGACAACATGATAATCTCCGTGAAGAAGTATCCATGGCAGTGCATCGAGTGCAAATCATGTGGGCTGTGTGGAACTTCAGACAATGAT GACCAGCTACTGTTTTGTGATGACTGTGACCGTGGCTATCACATGTACTGTCTGAAACCACCACTGACTGAACCACCAGAAg GCAACTGGAGCTGTCACCTGTGCATCGAGGAGTTCCATGGAGGAAAGAAACCTGAAGGAATGCAGTGA